TAAAGCTAGCAGATATACGCGGTGGAATCGGTTAGTTGATTGAAAAAAGGTTAGAGATTTGTTAAAAAATTATTCTATTTTTGTCTCTATTTTTTAGGGGCAGATAAAGCCAACATCTCTGCTCTAAAACAAACTAGAAATATATAGGAAAAGATTGATGGTGGGACGTGTTGAAGGGAAAGTTGCTCTCGTAACGGGAGGCGCTTCAGGAATTGGTAAAGCGACTGTTCAAATGCTGGTACGTGAAGGCGCTCAAGTTGTCATAACAGATATGAATGAGAGCGAGGGGAAAGCGCTTGAGGAAATTGCCGGCACAATTTTTCTGTGGCATAATGTAACGGATGAAACACTCTGGAAATCGGTGATTTCTGAAACGATCACTACGTTTGGCAAGTTGGATATTTTGGTGAATTGTGCGGGAGTCACCGGCATGACAGCTCCACAAAATCCAGAAAACACAACTTTGGAGACTTGGCGGCAGGTAATGAGTGTGAATATGGAAGGCGTGTTTCTGGGATGTAAATACGCGATTCCTGTGATGAAAGAACATGGAGGCGGTTCAATTGTGAATGTTTCCTCCTATGCCGGCATCATCGGCACTCCGTTTGCAACGGCTTATGGTGCGAGTAAAGCCGGTGTTCAGCAGTTTTCTAAATCTATCGCCCTATATTGTGCCCAGCAAGGCTATAAAATTCGCTGCAATTCTATTCTGCCTGGAGCAATTTTAACACCTTTGTGGGAGCCATTTCTTAGCGGAGAAGAACGCGAGGAACGGATGAATCAGGTTGTAAAAGACATTCCCCTGAAAGTTTGGGGTGAACCTGATGATGTTGCTTATGCAATTCTGTATCTTGCTTCAGATGAATCTAAGTTTGTTACAGGAGCTGAGATTGTCATAGATGGGGGACAATCTGCTGTTTAACCCGGAAAAAAGATTGAATCGATGGCATCGTTAACGCAATGCTTGATGTAACTCAAAAAAATATTCGTAACGGGTTTACTCATTGTTGCGATTGTACCTCATGATTTCGAGAATGGCTCTAATTAATTTGTAGATACCTTCTACTTCTTCCTCCGTGAGGCATAACTCCTATGAGATTTTTTTAAGCCGTGGATAAAGGGATTGATACCGCATCCAAGCCTCTTCTAAGGCTGAATCAACTGATTGGGGAGTTGCAGCAAGCGTTGGTGTGGCTGCCAGTTTGATGGTGTCATTAGCATCTGCGTATACGCCAATTCCGATACCCGCCAGTAGAGCAGCACCACGCGCGGAAGCAGCAGCAACTGTAGTTGCATAGAGGGGTATTCTCAATACATCGGTCAGTAATTGTTTCCAAGGCATTTCTGCCGTTCCACCGCCGGCTAAACGCAGTTCTGTCGCTTTAAAATTTGTTGCCTCCAGTGCTTCAAAACCTTGTCGCAAGGCAAAAGCAACTCCCTCTAAAGCTGCCCGCATCAGGTGCGCCTGTGTGTGATGAAGTCCAAGCCCCACCCATGCCCCGCGTATATATGGGTCAAGGTGTGGAGTTCGCTCACCCGTGAGGTATGGCAAAAATGTCAACCCTTCACATCCTGGGGGAGCAGAAAACGCTCTAGTATAGACTTGCTCCCAGCTCAAGCCGAGGATACCTCGCACCCACTCAAGCGCTAAGCCCGCATTTTGCATTGCTGCAAGGGCGTACCACTGCTTAGGTACGGCGCTTCGATAGAGATGTGTACGACCATGAGGATCGATAATCGGTTGGGAGCGAGGTGTAATGATTTGAGCGCCTGTGCCGATGGTTAGTTGAACCAAACCAGGCTCTAGTAGTCCGTTACCAAGTGCCGCCGCTGCCGTATCCGCAGCACCAGCAATTACGGGTAAGCCAACTCTTAAGCCAAGATGCTCTGAAGCAATAGTTGTTAGGTAGCCGGCGATCGCACTAGAGGGGATAATTTTTGGTAACCAATCGCCACGTAGATTCAGCGCCCAGATGGCATCCTCTGCCCAGTTGTCCGACACAACATCGTAAAGCAAAGTACCACTAGCATCAGATGGTTCGGTTGCGACTTCTCCAGTCATCCGTAACCGTAGCCAATCTTTTGGCTGAAGTGCCCAACGCGCTGCGCTGTAGACAGTAGCCTCGTGTTCTCGTAGCCACAACAAAGTTGGGCCGGCCATTCCAGCCGTAATGGGGTTGCCCAAGCGCTCTAAAATAGCGGCATCGAGCGAATGATAAGTGTTAAGCGTGGCACTGGAGCGAGTATCGGCCCAGAGGATAGCAGGACGCAGAGGCTGACCTAACTCCGAAGCTAGGACAATACCGTGCATTTGCCCTGAAAGTGCGATCGCCTGTACCTGATCGGCGTGATTTCCCACTGCCTTCCTAACAGCCTCGCCAACAGCTAACCACCAATCCCCAGGCTCCGACTCAGCCCATCCGGGGTGAGGTGCATGAACAGGATAGGAGCTTGACGCCTCACCGATAGCGGTTCCGTCTGTCGCTATGAGCAATGCCTTAGCAGAGCCTGTTCCTAAATCTATGCCAAGCAGCATTATGGCTAATCCTCAATACGTGACATCCCCCACACTATTATTAATACTGTGCCTTACCCGATTCGATGAAGAATTGCTCAATTGTCTGCACTAACGTTTCAGGGTCAACCGGCTTGGAAAGATGCCTTTGAAAGCCGGCTGCCAGGGCTTGCTGTTGATTTGTCTCACCTGCATAGGCTGTGAGCGCGAGCGCAGGAATCTGTCCCCCCTGCTCTGGGGATAGTTGTCTGATTTGACGAATCAGCGTGTAGCCATCAATGTGTGGCATCCCAATATCAGCAATCAAAACATCTGGCTTAGATTCATTCAGTTGTTGTAGCGCATCCGTTGCTGAAGAGACAGAGATCACGGTGGCTCCCGCTTGCTCCAAGATAAATTGAACTAACTCTAAATTGTCTACTTCGTCATCGACTGCCAGGATGCATAATCTAGCCAAGGGTAAAGTGTGACCATTG
Above is a genomic segment from Microcoleus sp. FACHB-68 containing:
- the xylB gene encoding xylulokinase, producing the protein MLLGIDLGTGSAKALLIATDGTAIGEASSSYPVHAPHPGWAESEPGDWWLAVGEAVRKAVGNHADQVQAIALSGQMHGIVLASELGQPLRPAILWADTRSSATLNTYHSLDAAILERLGNPITAGMAGPTLLWLREHEATVYSAARWALQPKDWLRLRMTGEVATEPSDASGTLLYDVVSDNWAEDAIWALNLRGDWLPKIIPSSAIAGYLTTIASEHLGLRVGLPVIAGAADTAAAALGNGLLEPGLVQLTIGTGAQIITPRSQPIIDPHGRTHLYRSAVPKQWYALAAMQNAGLALEWVRGILGLSWEQVYTRAFSAPPGCEGLTFLPYLTGERTPHLDPYIRGAWVGLGLHHTQAHLMRAALEGVAFALRQGFEALEATNFKATELRLAGGGTAEMPWKQLLTDVLRIPLYATTVAAASARGAALLAGIGIGVYADANDTIKLAATPTLAATPQSVDSALEEAWMRYQSLYPRLKKIS
- a CDS encoding glucose 1-dehydrogenase, producing MVGRVEGKVALVTGGASGIGKATVQMLVREGAQVVITDMNESEGKALEEIAGTIFLWHNVTDETLWKSVISETITTFGKLDILVNCAGVTGMTAPQNPENTTLETWRQVMSVNMEGVFLGCKYAIPVMKEHGGGSIVNVSSYAGIIGTPFATAYGASKAGVQQFSKSIALYCAQQGYKIRCNSILPGAILTPLWEPFLSGEEREERMNQVVKDIPLKVWGEPDDVAYAILYLASDESKFVTGAEIVIDGGQSAV